CCGGCTGGTCTACGGCAAGCTGCGGGCGGCGCTCGGCGGCCGGTGCCGGGACGCGATCTCCGGCGGGGCGCCGCTGGGTGCCCGGCTCGGCCACTTCTTCCGCGGCATCGGGGTGACCGTCTACGAGGGCTACGGCCTGACCGAGACCTCCCCCGCCGCCGCGGCGAACCTGCGCGACGCCATCCGGATCGGCACCGTGGGCCGCCCGCTGCCCGGGGTCACCATCCGGATCGAGGACGACGGCGAGATCCTCATCGCCGGTGACCTGATCTTCCAGGGGTACTGGCACAACGACGAGGCGAGCGCGGAGGCGCTGACCAGCGACGGCTGGTTCCGCACCGGCGACCTGGGCCACCTCGACAACGACGGTTTCCTCACCATCACCGGCCGCAAGAAGGAGATCATCGTGACCGCGGCCGGCAAGAACGTCGCCCCGGCCGTGCTGGAGGACCAGGTCCGGGCGCACCCGCTGGTCAGCCAGTGCGTGGTGGTCGGCGACCGGCAGCCGTTCGTCGCGGCCCTGGTCACCATCGACGAGGACGCCTTCGCCACGTGGCGCACCTCGGCCGGGGTGCCGGCCGGGGCCACCGTCGCCGACCTGCGGGACGACGAGACCCTGCGGGCCGCGGTACAGGAGGCCGTCGACGCCGCCAACCAGGAGGTCTCCCGGGCCGAGGCGATCAAGGTGTTCCGGATCCTGCCCCAGGACTTCACCGAGGCGACCGGCGAGCTGACCCCCTCGATGAAGGTCCGGTGCCAGGTAGTCCAGAAGACGTACGCGGCGGAGATCGCCGACATCTACCGTCGCTGACTACGATCCGTCACGTGCCCGCCTCGACATCCGCCCGGTCCCGTCCGCACCCGCTGGCCGTCGCCGCCCGACTGGTGATGCTGGCGCTGGTCGCCGTCCTCACCCTGCTCGCCACGGCAGACCCGGCCCAGCTCTGGTGGGTGGCCCTGCTCGCCGCCGCCGGAGTGCCCGCCCTGCTGGCCCCCCAGCACCGACTGCTCGGCCCGCTCAGCCGGCTGGCCGAGGCGGTGCTGCTCGGGCTCGCGGCCAGCCAGGTGGCCGCCGTGGCCACCCTCGGCGGGACGACCCCGGGTGTCGGCGCGTCGGCGGTGCTGCCGTACCTGGCGGTGCCGGTGACGGTGACCGCGCTGCGGCGACGGTTCGTCGAGGGCGGTGTGCTGGTCGGGGTCACCGCGCTGATCCTGCTGGTCAGCGGGGCGTTCACCGTCGTCGACGGGCAACGCCAGCTCGTCCAGCCCGGCTACCTGGCGGTCTGCGCCCAGTGGCTGATCCTGGCCGGCCTGGGCTTGGCCACCGGCTGCGCGCTGCAGAAGCTGGTCCGGGTACGGGCCGAGAGCGCCCCCCAGCCGTACGCCGAGGCGACCCGCCTGCTGACCCAGCTGCGTACGGTCGCCCGTCAGCTGCCCGGGGCCACCCTCGACCCGGGCGGCATCTCCGAGCACCTGCTGGAGGAGCTGCGTACCGTGGCCCGCGCCGACCGGGCGGCGGTCCTCTCCGCCAGCGGCGGTGGCCGGCTGGTGGTGCTCGCCCAGGTCGGCGCGGAGCGGGTCGACTGGGAGACGACGCTGGACGCCGACTCGGCCATCGCCGACGCCTGGGCCAGCCAGCAGCCGCAGACCGCCGCCCGCACCCAGGCCCGCTCGCACGCCGGTGGGGACGTCTCGGCGCTGATCGTGCCGCTGGTGGCCGGGGTCCGCACGGTGGGTCTGGTGGTGTTGGAGGCCGACGCCGGGCAGGCCTACCCGGCACCGGTGGTGGCCGGGGTGACCGCCCTGACCGGCCCGGCCGCGCTGCGGCTGGAGGCGGCGCTGCTCTTCGACGAGGTCCGCTCGCTGGCCACCAACGAGGAGCGGCAGCGGCTGGCCCGGGAGATCCACGACGGGGTGGCGCA
Above is a window of Micromonospora yangpuensis DNA encoding:
- a CDS encoding GAF domain-containing sensor histidine kinase, translating into MPASTSARSRPHPLAVAARLVMLALVAVLTLLATADPAQLWWVALLAAAGVPALLAPQHRLLGPLSRLAEAVLLGLAASQVAAVATLGGTTPGVGASAVLPYLAVPVTVTALRRRFVEGGVLVGVTALILLVSGAFTVVDGQRQLVQPGYLAVCAQWLILAGLGLATGCALQKLVRVRAESAPQPYAEATRLLTQLRTVARQLPGATLDPGGISEHLLEELRTVARADRAAVLSASGGGRLVVLAQVGAERVDWETTLDADSAIADAWASQQPQTAARTQARSHAGGDVSALIVPLVAGVRTVGLVVLEADAGQAYPAPVVAGVTALTGPAALRLEAALLFDEVRSLATNEERQRLAREIHDGVAQELVMVGYGIDNALATVHDDTEETAESLRALRHEVTRVITELRLSLFELRSEVDRHGGLAAAIAEYARTVGASGGLRVHLSLDESTARLPAATEAELLRIAQEAVTNARKHAGAANLWVTCEVDPPYAQIEVSDDGHGIGDQRAEGHYGLAIMAERAERIRGRLEIRPRQPSGTTVAVVVGSSPRRDNVRGSAAAAEGQETRG